Proteins from a genomic interval of Micromonospora sp. NBC_00389:
- a CDS encoding citrate synthase, producing the protein MTEVKLDHPGGQLSMPVHPAVEGPAGVGVSKLLKETGMTTYDPGFVNTAAASSAITYIDGDAGILRYRGYPIEQLAEKSSFLEVSYLLIYGELPTEQQLAEFTEWIRRHSLLHEEMRRFFDGFPRDAHPMAVLSSAVSALSTFYQDSLDPFDSEHVEISTVRLMAKVPTIASYAYKKSIGQPLLYPDNSLGYVDNLLRMTFGVPAEPYEVDPVMSKVLDMLFVLHADHEQNCSTSTVRLVGSSNANLFASVSAGVNALFGPLHGGANQAVLEMLQQIHAGDDDVRSFVRKVKDKEDGVKLMGFGHRVYKNYDPRAAIVKKAAQDVLGRMAKPDPLLDIAMELEEIALADDFFVSRRLYPNVDFYTGLIYKAMGFPTKMFTVLFALGRLPGWIAQWREMINDPETKIGRPRQIYVGSAERDYVPFAER; encoded by the coding sequence ATGACGGAAGTCAAGCTCGATCACCCCGGTGGGCAGCTGTCGATGCCGGTGCATCCCGCGGTCGAGGGCCCCGCCGGTGTCGGGGTTAGCAAGCTGCTGAAAGAAACCGGAATGACCACGTACGACCCCGGTTTCGTGAACACCGCGGCGGCCTCATCCGCGATCACCTACATCGACGGCGACGCGGGGATCCTGCGTTACCGGGGATACCCGATCGAGCAGCTGGCCGAGAAGTCCTCCTTCCTGGAGGTCTCCTACCTGCTCATCTACGGTGAGCTGCCGACCGAGCAGCAGCTGGCCGAGTTCACCGAGTGGATTCGGCGGCACTCGCTGCTGCACGAGGAGATGCGCCGCTTCTTCGACGGCTTCCCCCGGGACGCCCACCCGATGGCCGTGCTCTCCTCGGCCGTGAGCGCCCTCTCGACCTTCTACCAGGACAGCCTGGACCCGTTCGACTCCGAGCACGTGGAGATCTCCACTGTCCGGCTGATGGCGAAGGTGCCCACCATCGCCTCGTACGCCTACAAGAAGTCCATCGGGCAGCCGCTGCTGTACCCGGACAACTCGCTGGGGTACGTCGACAACCTGCTGCGGATGACCTTCGGCGTGCCGGCCGAGCCGTACGAGGTCGACCCGGTGATGTCGAAGGTGCTGGACATGCTCTTCGTCCTGCACGCCGACCACGAGCAGAACTGCTCCACCTCGACCGTCCGGCTGGTCGGCTCCAGCAACGCCAACCTGTTCGCCTCGGTCTCCGCCGGCGTGAACGCGCTGTTCGGCCCGCTGCACGGCGGCGCCAACCAGGCCGTGCTGGAGATGCTCCAGCAGATCCACGCCGGCGATGACGACGTCCGGTCCTTCGTCCGCAAGGTCAAGGACAAGGAGGACGGCGTCAAGCTGATGGGCTTCGGCCACCGGGTCTACAAGAACTACGACCCGCGGGCGGCGATCGTCAAGAAGGCCGCGCAGGACGTGCTGGGCCGGATGGCCAAGCCGGACCCGCTGCTGGACATCGCCATGGAGCTGGAGGAGATCGCGCTCGCCGACGACTTCTTCGTCTCCCGCCGGCTCTACCCGAACGTGGACTTCTACACCGGCCTGATCTACAAGGCCATGGGCTTCCCGACGAAGATGTTCACCGTGCTCTTCGCCCTCGGCCGGCTCCCCGGCTGGATCGCCCAGTGGCGCGAGATGATCAACGACCCGGAGACCAAGATCGGCCGTCCGCGGCAGATCTACGTCGGTTCCGCCGAGCGGGACTACGTCCCCTTCGCCGAGCGCTGA